The following are encoded together in the Coturnix japonica isolate 7356 chromosome 8, Coturnix japonica 2.1, whole genome shotgun sequence genome:
- the ATG4C gene encoding cysteine protease ATG4C, with translation MEATGTDEVEKIKSKFMSAWNNMKYSWVLKTKTYFSRNSPVFLLGKCYHFKSDESGELSTEGSNFDKINTEISGNVEEFRKDFISRIWLTYREEFPQIKGSALTTDCGWGCTLRTGQMLLAQGLMLHFLGRAWVWPDALDIENSDSESWTAHTVKKLTASLEASLTAEREPRILSNHQERTLRRNCGDSEMRNEVYHRKIISWFGDSPLAAFGLHQLIEYGKKSGKIAGDWYGPAVVAHILRKAVEEARDPELQGVTVYVAQDCTVYSSDVIDRQCSFMDSGEADTKAVIILVPVRLGGERTNMDYLEFVKGILSLEYCVGIIGGKPKQSYYFAGFQDDSLIYMDPHYCQSFVDVSIKDFPLESFHCPSPKKMSFKKMDPSCTIGFYCRTVQDFEKASEEITKMLKSSSKEKYPLFTFVKGHSRDYDFASSPLHEEKYLFSEDEKKRLKRFSTEEFVLL, from the exons ATGGAGGCCACAGGGACAGATGAAGTGGAAAAGATAAAATCAAAGTTCATGTCAGCATGGAACAACATGAAATACA gttgggtattgaaaacaaaaacttactTCAGTAGAAACTCTCCAGTCTTTCTGCTGGGAAAATGTTACCACTTCAAATCTGATG AATCTGGTGAACTCTCAACAGAGGGATCCAACTTCGATAAAATCAACACAGAGATTTCAGGAAACGTTGAGGAGTTCCGTAAAGATTTCATTTCTAGGATATGGCTGACTTACCGAGAGGAGTTTCCTCAGATCAAGGGGTCTGCACTAACAACAGACTGTGGCTGGGGCTGCACGCTCAGAACTGGTCAGATGTTGCTGGCTCAAGGCCTTATGCTTCATTTCCTTGGTAGAG CCTGGGTCTGGCCAGATGCTTTGGACATTGAAAATTCAGATTCTGAATCCTGGACAGCCCACACAGTTAAAAAGCTGACAGCATCATTGGAAGCATCGCTTACAGCAGAAAGAGAGCCCAGGATCCTGTCAAACCATCAGGAGAGAACACTGAGGAGGAACTGTGGCGAcagtgaaatgagaaatgaagtttatcacagaaaaataatttcttggtTTGGCGACTCCCCTCTGGCAGCTTTTGGCTTACATCAGCTGATAGAATATGGAAAGAAGTCTGGGAAAATCGCTGGAGATTGGTACGGGCCTGCTGTCGTCGCACACATTTTAAG AAAAGCTGTTGAAGAAGCGAGAGACCCTGAGCTGCAGGGAGTGACAGTCTATGTTGCTCAGGATTGTACAG TCTACAGCTCAGATGTTATTGACAGACAGTGTTCTTTTATGGATTCTGGAGAAGCAGACACAAAAGCTGTAATTATATTGGTTCCGGTGAGACTCGGTGGAGAAAGAACAAACATGGACTACTTAGAGTTTGTAAAG GGTATTTTGAgccttgagtactgtgttgGTATCATTGGTGGCAAACCCAAGCAGTCGTATTACTTTGCTGGATTTCAAG ATGACAGTTTGATTTACATGGATCCTCATTACTGCCAATCTTTTGTAGATGTCAGCATAAAGGATTTCCCTCTTGAG TCATTCCACTGTCCTTCTCCCAAAAAGATGTCATTCAAAAAGATGGATCCGAGCTGTACGATAGGATTTTACTGTAGAACCGTGCAGGACTTTGAGAAGGCTTCGGAGGAAATAACGAAG ATGCTGAAATCTTCATCCAAGGAGAAATACCCCTTGTTTACTTTTGTGAAGGGTCATTCCCGGGACTACGACTTTGCTTCCAGTCCactccatgaagaaaaataccttttctctgaggatgaaaagaaaagattaaagagGTTCAGTACGGAGGAGTTTGTCCTGCTGTGA